The genomic stretch GATACGCGTAAAATGTGGCAAAACCTTCGTGCAACCAATGGTGTTCGCTACTGGTCTCCGTTACCAAATTTCCAAACCATTGGTGGGCAAGTTCGTGCGCGTTGACATTCACGTAGTTTTTGTCCACAAAGGCAGTGGAATCTATCACATACTGATTGGAAAATATGGTGCAGGTAGTGTTTTCCATACCAGCGTAGAGAAAATCCTGAACCGGAACTTGTTTATAATTCTGCCAAGGATAGGCCACGCCAATTTCTTCTTCCAAAAAATCAAAAATATGTTTGCTGTATCGGTACGTGGGCTCAACTTTGGTAAAATCCGTGGGTTCATAGTACAGTTCAATCGGAATTTCAGAAGATGATTCAACCGTTTTTTTATTGAAGTCCCCAATGGCAAAACCTACCAGGTAGCTGCTCATCGGTTTCTCCATATCAAACTGCCACAAATACCCTTTGGCATCGGGCAAGGTGTTTTTTTTTACCAACTTGCCGTTCGCAATTACCGTATAATCCTGTTCTAAGATGATATCCAGGTCAAACTCGACCTTTTCGGTCATATCGTCAAAACTGGGCAACCAGCGACTGGTATATTTCCCCTGTCCCTGCGTCCAAACTTGCTCATTGTTCCTGACGGCATCATTCCATCCTAAAAAATATACCGTTTGTTTTGGTTTGGCCACATAATTTAGTTTCAAGGTATGGGTATCTCCCTTTTCCATCTTTTTATTGATGGTGATTTTTCGGCCATTGTAATCAAAATCTATCTTTGCATCATCCAAAAAAACCGATGAAAATTCCAAATCAACGGCATCAAGATAAACGGAACCTACATCTTCAATTACATCAAATTGATAGGTCACGCTACCATTTATGCGGTTTTCGGAGGGTGTTGGCTCAATCAAAACTTTGGCGTGGACAAAATCCACCTTATCCTGAGTTTGGGCGGACAACATTTGTACGAATAGGAAAAAAACAAATATGGGGCTCAGCTTCATACCATCATCTTATCAAAAGTCCTTCCAAATTACATATTTTAGTTCGATGAATCCCAATTTTCTGCAAACTCCCATAGCATATCTCAAAGGAGTTGGCCCCAACCGGGCCGATGTCCTAAAGGCCGAATTGGGCATTGAGACCTTTCGGGACCTGCTGCACTTATTTCCTAACCGCTATTTGGACAAGACGAGTTATTATAAGATCAATCAACTGCAGCCCAGCGGTGCCGATGTGCAAGTGGTTGGCAAAATTGTCCATATAAAAACGGTGGAACAAAAACGGGGCAAACGTTTGGTGGCCTCTTTTGTGGATGAAACGGGGCAAATGGACCTGGTTTGGTTCCGAGGGCACAAATGGATCAAGGAAAATTTAAAACTGAACGAGCCCTACGTGGTTTTTGGAAGGGTAAACAAATACGGAAGTACCTTCTCGATGCCCCATCCCGAAATGGAGACTCTGCAAAAGCATCAACAAGGGTTAAAAATGGTGATGCAGCCCATTTATCCATCCACCGAAAAATTGAGCAACAAGGGAATTACCAATCGGGTCATCGGAAAAATGATTCAACAATTGTTTCTGGAATGCCAAGGCAAGTTTCCCGAATCCTTGTCACGCCCCATTTTGGAAGAATTAAAGTTGATTTCCAAGAGCTCCGCTCTTTTCAACATTCATTTTCCGAAGAATCAAGAATTGTTGGCAAAGGCGCAGTTTCGATTAAAGTTTGAAGAGTTGTTTTTTGTGCAGTTGCGGTTGATATCCCAGAATTTACAGCGGAAGCAAAAAATAAAAGGGATGCCCTTTGAAGCTGTGGGCGAAAAATTTACCGAGTTCTTTGAAAACCACCTGCCCTTTGAGCTTACGACGGCGCAAAAAAGGGTGATCAAGGAAATTCGGAACGATTTGGGAAGCAATGCCCAAATGAACCGATTGCTGCAAGGCGATGTGGGGTCTGGGAAAACGATTGTAGCATTGATGTGTATGCTTTTGGCCATTGACAACGGTTTCCAAACCTGTTTGATGGCTCCCACAGAAATTTTGGCAACCCAGCATTACAATGGGCTCAAGGAGCTTCTGGAACCTATGGACGTTAAGATTGCCCTGTTGACCGGGTCCACGAAAAAGTCCGAGCGCACCTTGCTCCACAATCAACTGGAAAATGGCAATTTGAACATATTGGTCGGCACACACGCGGTTTTGGAGGACAAAGTACAGTTCAAAAATCTTGGTTTGGCCATTGTGGACGAACAGCACAGGTTTGGTGTGGCGCAGCGGTCAAAACTATGGCATAAAAATCAGACACCCCCCCATATTTTGGTGATGACGGCTACTCCCATTCCCAGAACCTTGGCGATGAGCCTTTATGGCGATTTGGACATCTCTGTGATTGATGAGCTACCGCCTGGAAGAAAACCTATAAAAACAGTACATCGTTTTGACAGTAACCGTTTAAAAGTATTCAGATTCATCAAAGATGAAATCAAAAAAGGGAGACAAATCTACATTGTATATCCCCTGATTCAAGAATCCGAAGCCTTGGATTACAAAGATTTGATGGATGGTTATGAAAGTATTGTCCGTGATTTTCCGCAACCCGAGTATCAGATATCGATTGTACACGGCAAAATGAAGCCGGCTGACAAAGACTATGAGATGGAGCGTTTTGTTAAGGGCGAAACACAGATTATGATCGCCACCACGGTCATCGAGGTGGGCGTGAACGTTCCCAACGCCTCCGTAATGATCATTGAGAGTGCCGAGCGCTTCGGGCTATCGCAATTGCATCAGCTGCGCGGTCGCGTGGGCCGAGGTGCAGAGCAGAGCTTTTGTATTCTGATGACGGGCCATAAACTTTCCGAGGATTCCAAGACCCGTTTACAGACTATGGTACGCACCAATGATGGTTTCGAAATTGCCGAGGTCGACCTTAAGCTTCGTGGCCCGGGAGATTTGATGGGCACCCAACAAAGCGGTATGCTGAACCTCAAAATAGCGGACATCGTTAAGGACAATCAAATTTTGAAAACGGCCCGTTATCACGCCATTCAATTGCTAAAAGACGACCCAAGACTGGAAAAAGCGGAAAATGCGCCCATCTTGAATGCCTTTTCCAAAATGATGGCCAACAAAACCATTTGGAATTATATCAGTTAGCAGCGATTTAGGTTTGTAATTAGAAGATATTGCAATTCTCTACACTTCTTTGTTATAAATTGAAAATCAACCCTTACCATTTGTTAACTTTAAAAACAACCCATTGAAATTGCGGTTGAACATCGTAATTTTACCAGAACCGAAAATCGGTTTCACATACAAATTTTAACTTTGTAGGCTTACAAATTATGGAAGACACAATGAGCAAGACACTTTTTGATAAAGTTTGGGATTCCCACGTGGTGAAGCATATCGAGAATGGTCCGGATGTACTCTTTATTGACAGGCATTTGGTCCACGAAGTAACGAGTCCCGTAGCTTTTTTAGGATTAAAGAACAGAGGCATAAAAGTATTGTATCCGGAGCGCACTTTTGCGACCGCAGACCACAATACCCCTACGAGAAACCAGCACTTGCCCGTTAAGGACCCTTTGTCCGCCAATCAATTAAAGGCTTTGGAGGAAAACGCCAACGCCCACAACATACCGTATTGGGGACTTGGACATAGGAAAAACGGCATTGTGCACGTAATTGGCCCGGAAAACGGAATAACCGTCCCTGGGGCCACTATAGTTTGTGGCGATTCGCACACATCAACCCACGGAGCCTTTGGTGCCATCGCATTTGGCATCGGAACCAGTGAAGTGGAAATGGTGCTGTCCACCCAATGCATTATGCAGCCCAAGCCCAAAAGTATGCGCATCAATGTTACTGGAGAATTGAGCGAGGCCGTCACTCCCAAAGATGTGGCGCTTTTCATCATTTCCAAACTGTCCACCTCCGGTGCAACCGGATATTTTGTGGAATATGCTGGAGATGTTTTCAAAAATATGTCGATGGAAGGCCGTATGACGGTTTGTAACCTGAGTATTGAAATGGGTGCCCGTGGTGGTATGATCGCTCCAGACGAGAAGACATTCGACTACATCAAGGGAAGAGAATATACCCCAAAAGGCAAGGATTGGGATGCTGCGATGGAATATTGGAGCACGCTTTATTCTGATGGAGATGCTGAATTTGACAAAGAGGTCACTTTTGATGCGAGCGAAATCGAACCTATGATCACTTTTGGTACCAACCCAGGTATGGGCATTGGAATCAGTAATACCATTCCCTTGGCCGAAACCATTGATGGTGCCGTTGCGACGTACAAAAAATCCTTGGAGTATATGGACTACAACGAAGGAGAGCCTATGGTGGGCAAGCCTATCGATTTTGTGTTCCTGGGAAGTTGTACCAATGGCAGGATTGAAGATTTTAGAGCTTTTGCCTCCATCATAAAAGGAAGAAAAAAGGCCGATAACGTAACCGCGTGGCTGGTTCCCGGCTCGCACAAAGTGGAAGAGGCCATCAAGGAAGAAGGTATCCTGGATATTTTGACCGAAGCTGGTTTTGAACTGAGAGAGCCTGGATGCTCTGCTTGCTTGGCGATGAACGATGATAAAATCCCGGCCGGAAAATATGCGGTAAGTACTTCCAACAGAAACTTTGAGGGAAGACAAGGCCCAGGTGCGCGTACCCTATTGGCCAGTCCATTGGTGGCCGCTGCAGCTGCCGTTACAGGTAAAGTAACCGACCCAAGGGAATTGATGCACGAAGAAGTTTTAGCTTAACAATAAACAATGCACAATAAGCAATTAGCAATTCATTGTTAATTGAACATTGATAACTGATAATTGAAAAAATAATGGCTTACGATAAATTCAACATACTAACCAGTTCAGCGGTACCATTACCCATCGAAAATGTGGATACCGACCAGATAATTCCTGCTCGATTCCTAAAAGCAACGGAGCGTAAAGGGTTTGGCGACAATTTGTTCCGTGACTGGAGATACAATTCAGACGGAACGCCAAAGGAGCAATTTGTACTGAACAACCCCATCTATTCCGGAAAGATTTTGGTAGGCGGAAAAAACTTTGGTTCCGGTTCTTCAAGAGAACACGCAGCTTGGGCGGTTTACGACTACGGATTCCGTTGTGTGGTTTCCAGTTTTTTTGCGGATATTTTTAGGGGCAACTGTCTGAACATCGGTGTGCTTCCTGTTCAAGTGAGCCCAGAATTTTTGGACAAAATCTTTAAGGCGATTGAAGCCGACCCAAAAACGGAGTTGGAAATCAACCTGCCTGAACAGAAGATTACCATTCTGGCAACCGGTGAAAGTGAAAGCTTCGACATCAACGATTATAAAAAAGGCAATATGCTCAATGGCTTTGATGACATCGACTATTTGTTGAACATCCAAGAGGATATAGAAAAATACGCCGAAAACACACCTTTATAATCCATTGTTCGGAACACCACGGCACAAATAATGAAAACACGCACCATAGAAATTATGGACACCACCCTACGGGATGGTGAACAAACCTCTGGGGTTTCTTTTTCGGCTTCCGAAAAACTCACCTTGGCCAAACTTTTATTGGAAGAACTTAAGGTAGATCGCATCGAGGTGGCTTCGGCCCGTGTTTCCGAAGGAGAACTGCAGGCAGTTAAAAACATTACCGATTGGGCCGCCGCCGAAGGTTATATTTCCAAAGTAGAAGTGCTCACATTTGTGGACAATGGTGTCTCCCTAAAATGGATGCAAGAAGCTGGTGCCAAGGTACAAAACTTGCTCACGAAGGGTTCATTGAATCATTTAACCCATCAGCTTAAAAAAACTCCAGAACAACACTTTACGGAAATAGAAAAGGTTGTTTTGGAAGGAAATAAACTCGGAATAGACACCAACGTTTATCTTGAGGATTGGAGCAATGGAATGCGCAGCTCCAAGGACTATGTTTTTCAGTTTTTGGATTTTTTAACCGAGCAACCCATTAAACGAATTCTGCTTCCGGACACCCTCGGGATTCTTACACACACTGAGACAGGTTCTTTTTTAAAAGAAATCATTGAAAGGTATCCGAATACCCATTTCGATTTCCACGGTCATAATGATTACGATCTCAGCGTGGCAAATGTAATGGAAGCCTTAAAGGCCGGCGTCCACGGATTGCACCTTACCGTGAACGGGATGGGCGAACGCGCGGGAAACGCACCTTTGGCAAGTGCCGTTGCAGTAATCAACGATTTTTTACCGGAAATCAAGATTGGCGTAAAGGAATCATCCCTTTACAAAGTTAGTAAATTGGTATCTGCCTTTACAGGCTTCGGCATACCTGACAACAAACCTATCGTCGGAGACAATGTTTTTACCCAAACCGCTGGAATACATGCAGATGGAGATAGCAAAAAGAATCTTTACTTTAATGACTTGCTCCCTGAAAGATTTGGTAGAAAACGTAAATATGCACTGGGCAAAACATCAGGAAAGGCCAATATCCAAAAGAACCTTCAAGAGCTTGGATTGACTTTGAACGATGATGAACTGAAAAAGGTTACCGAACGCATCATTGAGCTTGGAGATAAAAAAGAACGGGTAACCAAAGACGATCTGCCTTACATCATTTCCGATGTGCTGGACAACAAACTGCATCAGCAAAGGGTATTTGTAAAATCGTACGTACTGACCCATTCCAAAGGATTGAAGCCCTCCACTACCCTTTCCATCGAAATTGAAGGGAAGACCTATGAGGAACACGCCCAAGGGGACGGTCAATTCGATGCCTTTATCAACGCCTTGAAAAAAGTATATAAAAAAGAAGGGCGCGAACTGCCAAAATTGGTGGATTATGCCGTTCGTATACCCCCAGGCAGTAACTCGGACGCACTTTGTGAAACCCTGATCACTTGGCAGACCAAGGACAAGGATTTTACCACGCGCGGGCTGGATTCAGACCAAACGGTATCCGCCATAAAAGCCACCGAAAAAATGCTAAACTTGGTTTAATACTAAAAACTATCAACCAACAACGATAAACGAATAACGAAAAGAAATGAAATTAAACATAGCGCTCTTGGCCGGAGATGGAATTGGCCCAGAAGTAATAGATCAAGCCGTAAAAGTATCCGATGCCGTAGCTGCCAAGTTCGGACACGAAATTAGTTGGACACCTGCACTTACAGGTGCTGCAGCGATTGATGCTGTTGGCGAACCATATCCAGATGAAACCCACGAAGCCTGTGTGGCCGCCGATGCCGTTCTTTTTGGTGCCATTGGTCACCCACGGTTTGACAATGACCCATCTGCCAAGGTACGTCCAGAGCAAGGTTTGTTGAAAATGCGTCAAAAGTTGGGATTGTTTGCCAATGTGCGCCCAACCTTCACCTTTCCATCTTTGATTGACAAGTCACCCTTGAAAAAAGAACGTATTGAAGGTACCGACCTTGTTTTTCTACGTGAACTCACGGGAGGTATCTATTTCGGAAAAAGAGGCCGTGAGGATAACGACAACACCGCTTACGACACTTGTACCTATACCCGTGCCGAAGTGGAGCGTTTGGCCAAAAAAGGTTTTGAAATGGCGATGCAGCGTTCCAAAAAGCTATGCTGTGTGGACAAAGCAAACGTTTTGGAAACGTCCCGTTTGTGGAGAGAAACCGTTCAGAAATTGGAAAAAGACTATCCCGAAGTGGAAGTATCCTATGAATTTGTGGATGCCGTGGCCATGCGTTTGGTGCAATGGCCGAGCGCTTATGATGTGTTGATCACAGAAAACCTATTTGGCGATATTCTAACAGATGAAGCTTCTGTGATTTCAGGATCTATGGGATTGATGCCTTCCGCCTCTTTGGGGGAAAAGACATCTTTGTTCGAACCCATTCACGGTTCTTACCCACAAGCAGCAGGAAAAGATATTGCCAATCCATTGGCGACGGTTTTGTCCGCTGCAATGATGTTCGAAACTGCTTTTGGACTTAGAGATGAAGCCGAAGCCATTCGCGAAGTGGTGAACAAATCACTGGCCGAAGGTGTGGTGACGGAAGATCTTGCCGATGCCGGAAAAGCTTACAAGACCAGCGAAGTTGGGAACTGGTTGGCTGAAAACATTTAATCGACCCACATAAAAACCAAAAAGAAAGCCCCGAATTCGGGGCTTTTTATTTTAATCTTTTATACCATATGGCAATTCGTCAATTCGAGTGCTTTGAGTGAAACGAAAAAGGTATCGAGAATCAGAATTTCATCATTTTAAATCTCGTTCTCGATACTTTTTCCTTTGGAAAAAACTCGAACTGACATTTTTTTCTACAATATATAATCCGTGCTCAAGAAATTGCTCACTTTGGCTTCCATTAATTGTTCCACGGTCTGGGTGTTCAAATCATTGTCCTTAAAAGCCACAAAAGTTCTTATGGAGAATGAGCGCAATGCATCGTGAACGCTCAATGTGGATTGCGCAGAGTCCTTTCTTCCCGTAAATGGGTACACATCCGGTCCACGCTGGCAAGAACTGTTCAGGTTCACTCTACACACCAAGTTGGCCAAGCTGTCGATCAGCGGTGACAAAGTATACACATCTTTCCCGAACAAGCTTACTTGCTGACCATAGTTGGATTCTGCCATATCATCCAATGGCTCCTCGATCTCTTTGAACGAAAGCACTGGAATAATGGGACCAAACTGCTCTTCTTGATACACCCGCATATCCTTAGTCACAGGATACAACACGGCCGGCCATATATAATTGTCAAAATGCTTCCCTCCTTTTTTATTGATGATCTTGGCACCCTTGGCCAAAGCATCATCCAACAATTCTTGAATGTATGCCGGTTTGTCGGGCTCGGGAAGCGGAGTCAAGTTGACGCCATCATCCCAAGGGTTGCCAAATTTCAATCCATCAACCTTCTCCGCGAAGCGTTTCAAGAATTCATCCTTCACTTCATCGTGGACATAAACCACTTTTAAAGCAGTGCAACGTTGTCCGTTAAAGGACAAGGTCCCCGAAATGCACTCGTTGATGGTCAAATCCAACTCGGCATCAGGCAGTACGATTGCCGGATTTTTTGCTTCCAAGCCCAAGACTAAACGCAATCGGTTACTTTTTGGGTGCTGTTCCTGCAAAGCA from Flagellimonas oceani encodes the following:
- the recG gene encoding ATP-dependent DNA helicase RecG; the protein is MNPNFLQTPIAYLKGVGPNRADVLKAELGIETFRDLLHLFPNRYLDKTSYYKINQLQPSGADVQVVGKIVHIKTVEQKRGKRLVASFVDETGQMDLVWFRGHKWIKENLKLNEPYVVFGRVNKYGSTFSMPHPEMETLQKHQQGLKMVMQPIYPSTEKLSNKGITNRVIGKMIQQLFLECQGKFPESLSRPILEELKLISKSSALFNIHFPKNQELLAKAQFRLKFEELFFVQLRLISQNLQRKQKIKGMPFEAVGEKFTEFFENHLPFELTTAQKRVIKEIRNDLGSNAQMNRLLQGDVGSGKTIVALMCMLLAIDNGFQTCLMAPTEILATQHYNGLKELLEPMDVKIALLTGSTKKSERTLLHNQLENGNLNILVGTHAVLEDKVQFKNLGLAIVDEQHRFGVAQRSKLWHKNQTPPHILVMTATPIPRTLAMSLYGDLDISVIDELPPGRKPIKTVHRFDSNRLKVFRFIKDEIKKGRQIYIVYPLIQESEALDYKDLMDGYESIVRDFPQPEYQISIVHGKMKPADKDYEMERFVKGETQIMIATTVIEVGVNVPNASVMIIESAERFGLSQLHQLRGRVGRGAEQSFCILMTGHKLSEDSKTRLQTMVRTNDGFEIAEVDLKLRGPGDLMGTQQSGMLNLKIADIVKDNQILKTARYHAIQLLKDDPRLEKAENAPILNAFSKMMANKTIWNYIS
- the leuC gene encoding 3-isopropylmalate dehydratase large subunit, with translation MSKTLFDKVWDSHVVKHIENGPDVLFIDRHLVHEVTSPVAFLGLKNRGIKVLYPERTFATADHNTPTRNQHLPVKDPLSANQLKALEENANAHNIPYWGLGHRKNGIVHVIGPENGITVPGATIVCGDSHTSTHGAFGAIAFGIGTSEVEMVLSTQCIMQPKPKSMRINVTGELSEAVTPKDVALFIISKLSTSGATGYFVEYAGDVFKNMSMEGRMTVCNLSIEMGARGGMIAPDEKTFDYIKGREYTPKGKDWDAAMEYWSTLYSDGDAEFDKEVTFDASEIEPMITFGTNPGMGIGISNTIPLAETIDGAVATYKKSLEYMDYNEGEPMVGKPIDFVFLGSCTNGRIEDFRAFASIIKGRKKADNVTAWLVPGSHKVEEAIKEEGILDILTEAGFELREPGCSACLAMNDDKIPAGKYAVSTSNRNFEGRQGPGARTLLASPLVAAAAAVTGKVTDPRELMHEEVLA
- the leuD gene encoding 3-isopropylmalate dehydratase small subunit codes for the protein MAYDKFNILTSSAVPLPIENVDTDQIIPARFLKATERKGFGDNLFRDWRYNSDGTPKEQFVLNNPIYSGKILVGGKNFGSGSSREHAAWAVYDYGFRCVVSSFFADIFRGNCLNIGVLPVQVSPEFLDKIFKAIEADPKTELEINLPEQKITILATGESESFDINDYKKGNMLNGFDDIDYLLNIQEDIEKYAENTPL
- a CDS encoding alpha-isopropylmalate synthase regulatory domain-containing protein; this translates as MKTRTIEIMDTTLRDGEQTSGVSFSASEKLTLAKLLLEELKVDRIEVASARVSEGELQAVKNITDWAAAEGYISKVEVLTFVDNGVSLKWMQEAGAKVQNLLTKGSLNHLTHQLKKTPEQHFTEIEKVVLEGNKLGIDTNVYLEDWSNGMRSSKDYVFQFLDFLTEQPIKRILLPDTLGILTHTETGSFLKEIIERYPNTHFDFHGHNDYDLSVANVMEALKAGVHGLHLTVNGMGERAGNAPLASAVAVINDFLPEIKIGVKESSLYKVSKLVSAFTGFGIPDNKPIVGDNVFTQTAGIHADGDSKKNLYFNDLLPERFGRKRKYALGKTSGKANIQKNLQELGLTLNDDELKKVTERIIELGDKKERVTKDDLPYIISDVLDNKLHQQRVFVKSYVLTHSKGLKPSTTLSIEIEGKTYEEHAQGDGQFDAFINALKKVYKKEGRELPKLVDYAVRIPPGSNSDALCETLITWQTKDKDFTTRGLDSDQTVSAIKATEKMLNLV
- the leuB gene encoding 3-isopropylmalate dehydrogenase gives rise to the protein MKLNIALLAGDGIGPEVIDQAVKVSDAVAAKFGHEISWTPALTGAAAIDAVGEPYPDETHEACVAADAVLFGAIGHPRFDNDPSAKVRPEQGLLKMRQKLGLFANVRPTFTFPSLIDKSPLKKERIEGTDLVFLRELTGGIYFGKRGREDNDNTAYDTCTYTRAEVERLAKKGFEMAMQRSKKLCCVDKANVLETSRLWRETVQKLEKDYPEVEVSYEFVDAVAMRLVQWPSAYDVLITENLFGDILTDEASVISGSMGLMPSASLGEKTSLFEPIHGSYPQAAGKDIANPLATVLSAAMMFETAFGLRDEAEAIREVVNKSLAEGVVTEDLADAGKAYKTSEVGNWLAENI
- a CDS encoding NADP-dependent glyceraldehyde-3-phosphate dehydrogenase, whose product is MAATKRAIPEQYQITEEIHQKTYLVNGALRKWEGSTTPVISTISSTEEYAPTTLGSVPDMGEPEAMDALNAALAAYDKGQGLWPTMKVKDRVECMETFVRKMEQKREEVVKLLMWEIGKSKPDSYKEFDRTVEYIYDTIEDYKKLDRDCAKFEKHDGVYAHIRRGPLGVVLCLGPYNYPLNETFALLIPAIIMGNTTIFKPAKHGVLLITPLLEAFQSSFPKGVVNILFGRGRAVAAPIMKTGKVDVLALIGNSVSANALQEQHPKSNRLRLVLGLEAKNPAIVLPDAELDLTINECISGTLSFNGQRCTALKVVYVHDEVKDEFLKRFAEKVDGLKFGNPWDDGVNLTPLPEPDKPAYIQELLDDALAKGAKIINKKGGKHFDNYIWPAVLYPVTKDMRVYQEEQFGPIIPVLSFKEIEEPLDDMAESNYGQQVSLFGKDVYTLSPLIDSLANLVCRVNLNSSCQRGPDVYPFTGRKDSAQSTLSVHDALRSFSIRTFVAFKDNDLNTQTVEQLMEAKVSNFLSTDYIL